Sequence from the Arvicola amphibius chromosome 3, mArvAmp1.2, whole genome shotgun sequence genome:
TGGCCCTTTGGGTGCGGACTGTGGGGCAGGAATACCAGTGGCTTCTTCTTCCCACACCCGGGCCACTCACTTGCTgtccttttcctctctgcttgcAGATTGTAATGTAGCAGATCCAGCCATGGCGGCCCCACAGCTGGGTCCTGGCCAAACTGCCCAACTGCCCCTCAGTGAAAACAGTGCACCAGGCCCTCCACATGGCCCCCCACCAGGCCTTCGACCCGACGTCcctgggggcgggggcgggggcatCCCAGGAAAGCCTCCGTCTCAGTTCGTGTATGTCTTCACCACCCACCTGGCCAACACGTAAGGCTTCAGGAGAGAcggatggggatggggagggtggggggctggggtggggggtttGGCTCACCAGTCTGAGCACGTGCAGGGGGCAAGGTGGGCGAGTAAGGGCGTTCTCTTCTGTCCATCTCTGAACCGCTTATGATGGCTCCCCTGTGCAGGGCTGCAGAGGCCGTGCTACAAGGCCGGGCAGAGTCCATCCTCACCTACCACCAGCAGAATGTGCCCCGGGCCAAGCTGGATCAGGTGAGTGTAATTCCCTGCCTGGCTCTAAGATAGGTTAAGATGTCCCCTCATCTTAATTCTTTACCTCTGTTCTCCTGCAGGCCCCGAAAGTGCCACCCACCCCAGAACCACTGCCCCTGAACACACCTTCAGCAGGTACACCACAGTCCCAGCCACCTccattgccaccaccacctccagcccctggcaGTGCTCCTCCTGCTTTGCCCCCAGAGGGACCTTCTGAAGATACCAGTCAGGACCTGGCCCCGAACTCCGTGGGAGCTGCTAGCACAGGTGGTGGGACTGGGGGCACCCACCCTAACACGCCGACGGCAGCCACTGCTAACAACCCCCTGCCTCCTGGAGGAGACACTGGCAGTGCCCCAGGCTCAGCCCTCTTGGGGGAGGGCACCCCCACAGGAAATGGGCAGCGCAACCTGGTGGGCTCCGAGGGCCTGTCCAAAGAGCAGCTGGAGCACCGTGAGCGTTCTCTCCAGACGCTGCGAGACATTGAGAGGCTGCTGCTCCGCAGTGGGGAGACTGAGCCCTTCCTCAAGGGGCCCCCTGGAGGAGCCGGCGAGGGGGGCCCACCAGCACAAGCTCCCTCTGCCACTCAGCAGCCTCCCCCCGCCCCTCCCAGTGGGCTGAAGAAGTACGAGGAGCCCTTGCAATCCATGATCTCACAGACACAGAGTCTAGGAGGCCCCCCACTGGAGCATGAAGTGCCCGGGCACCCCCAGGGTGGGGACATGGGCCAGCACATGAACATGATGATGCAGAGGCTGGGCCAGGACAGCCTGACACCTGAGCAGGTGGCCTGGCGCAAACTCCAGGAAGAGTACTACGAGGAGAAGCGGCGGAAAGAGGAGCAGATTGGATTGCATGGGGGCCGCCCTCTGCAGGACATGGTGGGCATGGGGGGCATGATGGGGAGGGGGCCCCCACCTCCTTACCACAGCAAACCTGGGGATCAGTGGCCACCTGGAATGGGCACCCAACTCCGAGGACCTATGGATGTCCAGGATCCCATGCAGCTCCGAGCCGGACCTCCCTTCCCAGGACCCCGTTTCCCGGGCAACCAGATGCAAAGGGTGCCTGGATTTGGGAGTATACAGAGTATGCCCATGGAGGTACCCATGAATGCCATGCAGAGACCTGTAAGACCAGGCATGGGCTGGACTGAAGACTTGCCCCCTATTGGGGGACCCAGTAGTTTTGCCCAGAATGCCGTACCCTATCCAGGCGGGCAGGGTGAGGCAGAGCGATTCATGACCCCTCGTGTCCGGGAGGAACTGTTGAGGCACCAGTTGCTGGAAAAGCGGACAATGGGCATGCAGCGCCCCCTGGGCATGGCAGGTAGTGGCATGGGACAGAGCATGGAAATGGAGCGGATGATGCAGACACATCGACAGATGGATCCCACCATGTTCCCAGGGCAGATGCCTGGCGGAGATGGCCTAGCCGGCACGCCCATGGGCATAGAGTTCGGTGGAGGCCGGGGCCTCCTGAGCCCTCCCATGGGACAGTCGGGGCTGAGGGAGGTAGACCCACCTATGGGGCCAGGCAACCTCAACATGAACATGAACGTGAATATGAACATGAACATGAACCTGAATGTACAGATGACGCCCCAGCAGCAGATGCTGATGTCACAGAAGATGCGAGGCCCTGGAGACATGATGGGGCCTCAGGGTCTTAGTCCTGAGGAGATGGCTCGGGTTCGGGCTCAGAATAGCGGCGGCATGATGGGGGGTCCACAGAAGATGCTTATGCCCTCACAGTTCCCCAACCAGGGCCAGCAGGGATTCTCTGGGGGTCAGGGACCCTACCAAGCCATGCCCCAGGACATGGGCAACACTCAAGACATGTTCAGCCCTGATCAGAGTTCAATGCCCATGGGCTCTGTGGGCACCACCCGGCTCAGCCATATGCCTCTGCCCCCCGCATCCAATCCTCCTCCTGGGTCTGTGCATTCAGCCCCCAACAGGGGACTAGGCAGACGGCCTTCAGACCTCACCATCAGTGTTAATCAGATGGGCTCACCAGGTATGGGGCATCTGAAGTCACCCACCCTTAGCCAGGTGCACTCACCTTTGGTCACCTCACCCTCTGCCAACCTCAAGTCACCCCAGACTCCCTCACAGATGGTGCCCTTGCCTTCTGCCAACCCGCCAGGACCTCTGAAGTCACCCCAGGTCCTCAGCTCTTCCCTCAGTGTACGGTCACCTACTGGCTCACCCAGCAGGCTCAAGTCTCCCTCCATGGCGGTGCCTTCTCCAGGCTGGGTGGCCTCTCCCAAGACAGCCATGCCTAGCCCTGGGGTCTCCCAGAATAAGCCGCCTCTCAACATAAACTCTTCCTCTACCCTGGGCAACATGGAACAGGGTGAGTCATTTGAGTGGACTTGGGTTGGAGCCTTTGTGGTGGTGGATAGGGGCTTTAGTGGCAGCTGTGTCTACACAGAGCTCCAGGTACATCTGGGCGTCTTGAAGGGTCCCACTTGGGACTTGGATCTCCCCACTACAGGAATTACTTAAAGGTGTGTGGATCACTGGGATCACAGGGAGTCTGTGTTCAGTGGGGCATGGGTGTCCCTGAAGTGAGGTAGACATTTGGAAGGAATTGGCCTTTCCTTAGACTTTCTGAGTATGAGTGGCCGAATTCAGCCTCCCTTCCCCAGTGAcccctgctctctctgtctctccacttCCGTAGGTACCCTCCCGCCAAGCGGCCCTCGGAACAGCTCCTCAGCGCCTCCTGCCAACCCTCCCAGCGGCCTCATGAACCCCAGCCTACCGTTCACATCCTCCCCAGACCCCACGCCTTCCCAGAACCCTCTGTCACTGATGATGTCTCAGATGTCCAAGTATGCCATGCCCAGCTCTACCCCGCTCTACCACAATGCCATCAAAACCATTGCCACCTCAGACGATGAGCTGCTGCCCGATCGACCcctgctgcccccacccccaccaccgcAGGGCTCTGGACCAGGTATGAGGAGGCAAAGCTTCCAGGAGAGGCGACGGTGGGTTTGTGTAGCAATTGTCCCTGTGGACATGCTGGCTTCTACAAGCTTCCACAGTCTCTAGTCATGGGGGTGGTGTAAACTCTGGGCCCCTGTTCCAATCGCTACCATCACTTCCTGAAACCTGGACTAGAACACATTTGTGGGTCGGGGAAGGATGGGGGAGGCACCTTCCCGAGCTGGGTGGGCACAACCTCTAatgttctcttctttccccaCAGGTATCAGCAATAACCAGCCCAACCAGATGCACCTGAACTCTGCTGCTGCCCAGAGCCCCATGGGCATGAACTTGCCAGGCCAGCAGCCCCTGTCCCACGAGCCCCCGCCTACTATGTTGCCCTCCCCTACCCCTCTGGGGTCCAACATTCCACTGCACCCCAATGCACAGGGAACAGGGGGCCCTTCTCAAAACTCAATGATGATGGCCCCGGGAGGCCCAGACTCCCTAAATACCCCTTGTGGCCCTgtgcccagctcctcccagatgaTGCCCTTTCCTCCTCGGCTACAGCAGCCCCATGGTGCCATGGCCcccactgggggtgggggcggggggccTGGCCTACAGCAGCACTACCCATCAGGCATGCCCCTGCCCCCTGAGGACCTGCCCAACCAGCCACCTGGTCCCATACCCCCCCAGCAGCACCTGATGGGCAAAGGCATGGCTGGCCGCATGGGCGATGCATACCCACCGGGGGTGCTCCCTGGGGTGGCATCTGTGCTGAACGACCCAGAGCTGAGTGAGGTGATCCGGCCCACCCCTACCGGCATTCCTGAGTTCGACTTATCCAGGATCATCCCCTCTGAGAAGCCAAGCAGCACCCTCCAGTACTTCCCCAAGAGCGAGAACCAGCCCCCCAAGGCCCAGCCCCCCAACCTGCATCTCATGAACCTGCAGAACATGATGGCGGAGCAGACCCCCTCTCGGCCCCCCAACCTCCCAGGCCAACAGGGGGTCCAGCGGGGGCTCAGCATGTCCATGTGCCACCCTGGACAGATGTCCTTGCTGGGCAGGACAGGTGTGCCCCCACAGCAGGGCATGGTGCCCCACGGCCTGCACCAAGGGGTCATGTCCCCACCACAAGGCCTCATGACCCAGCAGAATTTTATGCTAATGAAGCAACGGGGTGTCGGGGGCGAGGTCTATACCCAGCCTCCCCACATGTTGTCCCCACAAGGCTCCCTCATgggccccccaccccagcagaaCCTCATGGTGTCTCACCCTCTGCGGCAGCGCAGTGTGTCTCTGGACAGCCAAATGGGCTACCTCCCAGCGCCGGGCGGCATGGCCAATCTACCCTTCTAGCAGGCCCCTcaaggggctggggctggggctggggatcCTGAGACTACGTTAACTTTAAGAAGGTTTTTTTCCTCCAGTGTTGGAAGGGATGGCCTGGGTCcaggggagggtggaggggtgggaaggggcttGTGTGGGGAGTGGCATTTGTGGAAACCTGATGTGCTGGCAGCTTATGGGGGAGAGGCAAGAGTCGGGTGGGGAGTTGGAATTGGGTTTTGACCAGgactgcccctcccccttcttcctgttcctgtggGGCTTCtatttccctctgtctttctACTTCTCCCCGTTTTCAGCTATGTTTTGGGGGCccttggggagagaggaaggagaggaggggtcTTCCATCTTCTGTCCCCTTGGAACTGTCACCTCACTGGTGCTCCAGGTCCATTGTCCCCTCCCGgtttctctgccccccccccgctcccctgTCTTCATTTCCTCTCGCTGCTGATATGGCTGACCTCCTCTCCCACGCCCCCTGCAGGCAGCTGGCCAGGTGGGCAGGTGCCAGCGGAGCTGTAAATAGAGCTGCGCTTTAGTGCCGGTTTGTGCGTGTGctgtatttctgtgttttgatcgaagtcacacacaaaaaagaaaaattaaaaaaaaaacccacacacaaaaaaacccttccccctccttcaaATGATCGCTCCCACCATCCGCCTGGACCCAGAGGCCTACAGTCCTCTGCACCCTCCATATGCCCCACCCATCAACTGAGGTCAGACCATCTAGGCTAGGCTTCTGTTTGGTGAGCCCGGGAGGACCGAGGCCTCCCCCCACTCCTGCTATGGCCGCCTGTCTGCTGCTGAGTGAATTCCGGAGAGCAGGTGTGGACTTGAGCGTGTGTTTACCCACACCAGTGACATGGGGCCCCTGCCCGGGTGCCTCTGCTGCTACATCTTAGCCAGAACTTGAAGCCCTTTGTCCCCTGGGCAGGTGTGGCCCCTTTGACTGGAGCTATGGAGAGTTTAGCACGTGTGACTGCGGCCTATGACTTAAGTGGCCTTGGGCCAGGTAACCCCACAGGGCACAGACTCTTCTAGAAACCACCACTTGCTTCTCACcaaagaaggaagggacagagtTTGGCTGAGTCAGTCAGTCTCCCTCCAACCTCCACCCCTAGCATGGAGTGAGGAAAGGCAGCGTGGGGGAGAACATCCTGCTGCCTGTCCACTCTGGCAAGGTCTTTCTGTCCAGGGTTCAGGGCCATGTACCAGATCTGTCTATGCTTGCCCGGCACAGCCACTGCCTCCCTGTTACTCCCAGGAGAGCCCCTCACCCGCGGCTGGTCAGCCTGAAGCCATCCAGGAATGGGTGTTTTATCTCCCGCGGCCCCAGGAGTAAAATACTCTcctttcctcatttcctttttcctgccttgtAAGGTGGCGGGCAGCTCCTTGGCCAAGGCCTTTCCTGCCCTGCCTCCAGGGCCAAGGGCCATTCTAGACAGGGTGTCTTTTACCAGGACCCTGTCCCCAGCCTTCCTGACCTGCAGGGCCTGGTTTTGCCTTGGCAGCTGTAATACAAAGGGAATTTGTGTCCACTTCTCCCAGTCTGGTGCTGTCCACTGTTAGCCAGGTCAGGCACCGCTCCCCTCCAGAGCTGGCTGCAGGCTTCTGGCTTCCCTCACCCCTTCCAGGGACCAGAGCCAAGATCTCTGTTGAGAGGTGGGTGGGAACCTGTCCTCCTTCCTGCCAGACACTCTGCCCTCCCTGCTTCCATCTGGGCCTTGTGCCCCCCACCCATGTTCCTAGCCTATCCAAACGGTCTAACTGCCCTGCTCTGAGGAGAGAGCGCAGGCCACAAAGGGCCCATTGTCCCCTTCTGGTGTCCTTGTCTCCCACCTCTACCACTAGCTTCTCAAGGTGATCTCCACAGGCCAGCCTTCTCCTCTCCATCCATGGCCATACCCCAGCCATTTTGtaccattatataaatatatatatataaatataaatatataaatacaatatgtgAAGACatcttcttggtttttattttgaaacacttTTTAGGCTTGCTCTGGGGGTCTCTGTGCTGCCTGTACTGTATTGACCTGTTTTATAGGtgcctttttattaaaaagaaaattcaaaaatgtAATCCCTtgcctttttgtttctgtgtctggcttctctgctGCTGAACTGGCTGTCCGATACTGGGAACAGAAAAGGGAATCCCAAGATGTCTCCAGTTTACAGTGAGGGTACAGTCTCTGCAACTATAGAACTGATTTCCCTAGTGGGGTTCCCCAGGGAGCTTGTCTGACTGGCTTGAGTGGTACCCGGCAACACAGCTTCCCCCAACCCCCCTTCCCTCCTAAATCAGtggcctggaggaggaggagttcaGAATTGCCTGCCAGGCTTCCCCTAAGCAGGTGTGGAGCAGCTTCCTCTGGTTCCATTTGAGTAGTACCCTCCCAGGGGCATAACGCCTCCTTCCTGGGGTTCGGGGACTTCCCTGCTCCGGTTGGCTTCTCACATTGCCctccccctgccctcctccctctcccgcCTTAGAAGACAAggatctgtttccattttcttttttcccccattttattcatttatctatctatttttgttttttgagacagggtttgtctgtataacagccctgactgtcttggaactcactttgtagacttcaaactcacagagatctgcctgcctctgccttctgagtgttggaattaaaggtgtgtgcccccaggCCCGGTCAGTCTTCATTTTCTTAGCTAAATGCCCCCTCTTCTGAGGCTAGAACCCCTTTGCTATTTTACTTTCCACGGGTCCTGAGGATTACAGCAGGAGAGAGAAGTTGGCCTCCTTCCCCATCAGTGCCCAGAAGCCACTAGGGCCCTGGGTCTTACCTCCCTGCCAGTCGGGAAGCTTTGGTTTCTGGCAGAGAAGACAGCTGGGTTTCAGTTTTACTTGCTCCTCTTTGGAGCCTGGAGCCAAAGTGTCTTTCTATTTCTCCACTGGACTGCTTGCCTGCTGGCTTGTCCTCTACTCTTCTTAGGACACTGGTTAGTCTCTGGGGCCTTCTGGAGTCTGTCCTTGGTCTGTAGTCCAAGATCCAGTAACATGGGGGCCGACCCAATGCTGGTTTGGTTGGAGCTAGACAGCTGCCTAAAGTAGAAcagtctcagcttcctgtttgcTCAAGAGAACAGCAGGGTTGAAGGGCTGGCACAAAGcttgtgttttggagacaggcaCGGTAAGGGCATACTCTGCTGCCAGCTGGCTATTCCTTGGTGGAACAGAAGTGGTGGGGAGCTGTGGCATGCAGCAACCTTTTAGATGATGGAGTGCATTGTGGGAGGAGATCCTGGGGTCCATGACCAGAGGGAGACTGTAGGTGCCGCCGGCTGAGTGGTTTTCCCTATGGCTGGGGAGAAGTAAAGCTGATTCTCACATTCGGCTGGTTAGGAAGAAAGGTACGTGGAGTGCTCTTACCCAAGGTGCTGCTGGCAGTCTAGAGAGCCCTTGCTCTGCCTTTGGgctgcttttgcctcccaggGCTCTCGGTTAGCCTGAGTACTGGCAAAAGAGCTTAGGGACATTCTAGAGAGAGTTCTCTAGCTGTCCCATCTGGGGACATGGCCCAAACAAGCTCTTAAAACGCCGGGTTTTGTTTAAAGGGTTTCTAGCATCACTCCAGGCTACCAaggcaaacagaaacagaaagggggtTGTGGAAGTTCTGGCATCTAGAAGGTGGTGAGAGAGGTGGCGTTCTCTGACTCAGAGAGACTGCTCTTGCGCCAGCTGGGGAAAACTTGGCAGAGGGAGGCTGGGCCAGCACAGCCCAACTTCGTCAGAAGCCGAGACAAGTCACTGCGGAACTTGACACCAGCGAAGGTGTAGAGCATGGGATTGAGACAGCAGTGGGCCAGGCCCAGGAATTCACACACGGTGATGGCCACAGAGAGATAGCCACTCAGTTCGCAGCTGCTGTCCACAGCCTTCAGTCTCTCCAGTGTGTCTAGGAAAATGACAACGTGGTAGGGTgaccagcaaagaaagaaaatacttgtCACTAAGATGGCCACCCTGACTGCTTTCTGCCGCTGAGGGCGCCGCTGGGCCTGACAGAGTCTGTGTATCACCCCCACGTAACACCAGCCCATCACCAGCATTGGTAGCAGGAAGCCCCCAATGTGGTAGAGGAAACGGGAGGTGAACCAGGCTTTGGTTTCAGCTTCGTTCTCTTGAGAGAAGGTGCACTGTGGCAGGGAGTCATTGTTATGAGGTTGGCCTACCTTGGCAAAGAGGACTTCTGGCAAGGCAAACAGGAAGCCGGCCAGCCAAATGGTGGCGCAGGTGATGTGGATGGAGaagaggcggcggcggcggtagGCGTGGACAGCGTGGACGATGGCCAGGTAACGGTCTACGGCTATGCAGGCCAGTAGCAGGCTGCTGCAGTAGAAATTGATTTTGTGCAGCGCAATCACAACTTTGCAGAGCACGGTCCCTAGGACCCAGCCCACAGAGCCCTCAGCCACTGCAAAAGGCAGGATAAAGACCAGGAGAAGGTCAGCTACGGCCAGGTGGAACAGGAAGGTCTCGGTCGAGCTTCGAGTATGCCGGTGCCGCTCCAGGATCACGAGCACCAGGATGTTTCCCATCATCCCCAGGAGGAAGATGAGGCTGTAGGCCACAGGCATGAATATTGCCTTGAAGGAGGTCAGTAGGGGTCCCTCCACTGTGGGACAGAAGTGACCTTCCTGTAAGGGGATCTCTGTGCTGCTATTGTAGATGGCCCATTCCTTGTACTGcaaggacaaagagaaaggaaaataagaaacgATAGCCCTATCTTTTCTCTCTGAGAGGAAACTCTCTGGGATGTTTCCTGTCCTAGGATAACTGCTTCTTGTCTGCACTATTCCATTTCACCTTAGTGTATCCTTGAACAAAtctctcctccatcttttccttccttccttccttccttccttccttccttccttcctccttctctccctccctccctcccttccattttttttccttttttcttttctttctttcttttttttttttcgagacagggtttccctgtagtttctagagcctgtcctggaactagctcttgtagaccaggctggcctcgaactcagagatccgcctgcctctgcctcctgagtgctgggacctccCTTCCATTTTTATTCTTAGACAGGATTTCCCTATTTATCCCTAGGGATATATgtggaatttactgtgtagaccagactggcctcagatttggGTGGTTCTTCTGCCTCTGACTGCTGAGTGCTTGAGGtataatctttctctttctcttttttgtaatCTTACTCCTATTTTACAGATGCCTCTCGCTCAAGAGGAGGCTTGATTGAAGGCACATTTGCCTGTCTCCAGAGCCACTACCTCTGCCACTGAGCAACACTACCTAAGCGTGCCTGTAAAGACtgctgggggcagggcagagacCGAGTTTCCAGTTACTTCCCAACCAGAGAGCAAACTCCCTAGGTGCAGGAACCCagcagaggcaaaaaaaaaaaaaaaaaaaaaaaaagagtcacagaCAGGGAGaccagggaaggaagggagcttGTTCTGAGTGGAAAAGAAGAGGGCGTGCCTGTTACA
This genomic interval carries:
- the Bcl9l gene encoding B-cell CLL/lymphoma 9-like protein isoform X3 gives rise to the protein MHPENKLTNHGKTGNGGAQSQHQNVNQGPTCNLGSKGVGAGSHGAKANQISPSNSSLKNPQAGVPPFSSLKGKVKRERSVSVDSGEQREAGTPSLDSEAKEVAPRSKRRCVLERKQPYSGDEWCSGPDSEEDDKPIGAAHNCNVADPAMAAPQLGPGQTAQLPLSENSAPGPPHGPPPGLRPDVPGGGGGGIPGKPPSQFVYVFTTHLANTAAEAVLQGRAESILTYHQQNVPRAKLDQAPKVPPTPEPLPLNTPSAGTPQSQPPPLPPPPPAPGSAPPALPPEGPSEDTSQDLAPNSVGAASTGGGTGGTHPNTPTAATANNPLPPGGDTGSAPGSALLGEGTPTGNGQRNLVGSEGLSKEQLEHRERSLQTLRDIERLLLRSGETEPFLKGPPGGAGEGGPPAQAPSATQQPPPAPPSGLKKYEEPLQSMISQTQSLGGPPLEHEVPGHPQGGDMGQHMNMMMQRLGQDSLTPEQVAWRKLQEEYYEEKRRKEEQIGLHGGRPLQDMVGMGGMMGRGPPPPYHSKPGDQWPPGMGTQLRGPMDVQDPMQLRAGPPFPGPRFPGNQMQRVPGFGSIQSMPMEVPMNAMQRPVRPGMGWTEDLPPIGGPSSFAQNAVPYPGGQGEAERFMTPRVREELLRHQLLEKRTMGMQRPLGMAGSGMGQSMEMERMMQTHRQMDPTMFPGQMPGGDGLAGTPMGIEFGGGRGLLSPPMGQSGLREVDPPMGPGNLNMNMNVNMNMNMNLNVQMTPQQQMLMSQKMRGPGDMMGPQGLSPEEMARVRAQNSGGMMGGPQKMLMPSQFPNQGQQGFSGGQGPYQAMPQDMGNTQDMFSPDQSSMPMGSVGTTRLSHMPLPPASNPPPGSVHSAPNRGLGRRPSDLTISVNQMGSPGMGHLKSPTLSQVHSPLVTSPSANLKSPQTPSQMVPLPSANPPGPLKSPQVLSSSLSVRSPTGSPSRLKSPSMAVPSPGWVASPKTAMPSPGVSQNKPPLNINSSSTLGNMEQGTLPPSGPRNSSSAPPANPPSGLMNPSLPFTSSPDPTPSQNPLSLMMSQMSKYAMPSSTPLYHNAIKTIATSDDELLPDRPLLPPPPPPQGSGPGISNNQPNQMHLNSAAAQSPMGMNLPGQQPLSHEPPPTMLPSPTPLGSNIPLHPNAQGTGGPSQNSMMMAPGGPDSLNTPCGPVPSSSQMMPFPPRLQQPHGAMAPTGGGGGGPGLQQHYPSGMPLPPEDLPNQPPGPIPPQQHLMGKGMAGRMGDAYPPGVLPGVASVLNDPELSEVIRPTPTGIPEFDLSRIIPSEKPSSTLQYFPKSENQPPKAQPPNLHLMNLQNMMAEQTPSRPPNLPGQQGVQRGLSMSMCHPGQMSLLGRTGVPPQQGMVPHGLHQGVMSPPQGLMTQQNFMLMKQRGVGGEVYTQPPHMLSPQGSLMGPPPQQNLMVSHPLRQRSVSLDSQMGYLPAPGGMANLPF
- the Bcl9l gene encoding B-cell CLL/lymphoma 9-like protein isoform X2; this translates as MRILANKTRLPHPRRREAPGSPPLSPRGHCPPAPAKPMHPENKLTNHGKTGNGGAQSQHQNVNQGPTCNLGSKGVGAGSHGAKANQISPSNSSLKNPQAGVPPFSSLKGKVKRERSVSVDSGEQREAGTPSLDSEAKEVAPRSKRRCVLERKQPYSGDEWCSGPDSEEDDKPIGAAHNCNVADPAMAAPQLGPGQTAQLPLSENSAPGPPHGPPPGLRPDVPGGGGGGIPGKPPSQFVYVFTTHLANTAAEAVLQGRAESILTYHQQNVPRAKLDQAPKVPPTPEPLPLNTPSAGTPQSQPPPLPPPPPAPGSAPPALPPEGPSEDTSQDLAPNSVGAASTGGGTGGTHPNTPTAATANNPLPPGGDTGSAPGSALLGEGTPTGNGQRNLVGSEGLSKEQLEHRERSLQTLRDIERLLLRSGETEPFLKGPPGGAGEGGPPAQAPSATQQPPPAPPSGLKKYEEPLQSMISQTQSLGGPPLEHEVPGHPQGGDMGQHMNMMMQRLGQDSLTPEQVAWRKLQEEYYEEKRRKEEQIGLHGGRPLQDMVGMGGMMGRGPPPPYHSKPGDQWPPGMGTQLRGPMDVQDPMQLRAGPPFPGPRFPGNQMQRVPGFGSIQSMPMEVPMNAMQRPVRPGMGWTEDLPPIGGPSSFAQNAVPYPGGQGEAERFMTPRVREELLRHQLLEKRTMGMQRPLGMAGSGMGQSMEMERMMQTHRQMDPTMFPGQMPGGDGLAGTPMGIEFGGGRGLLSPPMGQSGLREVDPPMGPGNLNMNMNVNMNMNMNLNVQMTPQQQMLMSQKMRGPGDMMGPQGLSPEEMARVRAQNSGGMMGGPQKMLMPSQFPNQGQQGFSGGQGPYQAMPQDMGNTQDMFSPDQSSMPMGSVGTTRLSHMPLPPASNPPPGSVHSAPNRGLGRRPSDLTISVNQMGSPGMGHLKSPTLSQVHSPLVTSPSANLKSPQTPSQMVPLPSANPPGPLKSPQVLSSSLSVRSPTGSPSRLKSPSMAVPSPGWVASPKTAMPSPGVSQNKPPLNINSSSTLGNMEQGTLPPSGPRNSSSAPPANPPSGLMNPSLPFTSSPDPTPSQNPLSLMMSQMSKYAMPSSTPLYHNAIKTIATSDDELLPDRPLLPPPPPPQGSGPGISNNQPNQMHLNSAAAQSPMGMNLPGQQPLSHEPPPTMLPSPTPLGSNIPLHPNAQGTGGPSQNSMMMAPGGPDSLNTPCGPVPSSSQMMPFPPRLQQPHGAMAPTGGGGGGPGLQQHYPSGMPLPPEDLPNQPPGPIPPQQHLMGKGMAGRMGDAYPPGVLPGVASVLNDPELSEVIRPTPTGIPEFDLSRIIPSEKPSSTLQYFPKSENQPPKAQPPNLHLMNLQNMMAEQTPSRPPNLPGQQGVQRGLSMSMCHPGQMSLLGRTGVPPQQGMVPHGLHQGVMSPPQGLMTQQNFMLMKQRGVGGEVYTQPPHMLSPQGSLMGPPPQQNLMVSHPLRQRSVSLDSQMGYLPAPGGMANLPF
- the Bcl9l gene encoding B-cell CLL/lymphoma 9-like protein isoform X1, producing the protein MISWLQGRSVLSQLSGPTEEASGQAENGWREPPSQSTPLSLNLTHITQSPCSSIEYLSGPWARTGAVAPLCVGAMRILANKTRLPHPRRREAPGSPPLSPRGHCPPAPAKPMHPENKLTNHGKTGNGGAQSQHQNVNQGPTCNLGSKGVGAGSHGAKANQISPSNSSLKNPQAGVPPFSSLKGKVKRERSVSVDSGEQREAGTPSLDSEAKEVAPRSKRRCVLERKQPYSGDEWCSGPDSEEDDKPIGAAHNCNVADPAMAAPQLGPGQTAQLPLSENSAPGPPHGPPPGLRPDVPGGGGGGIPGKPPSQFVYVFTTHLANTAAEAVLQGRAESILTYHQQNVPRAKLDQAPKVPPTPEPLPLNTPSAGTPQSQPPPLPPPPPAPGSAPPALPPEGPSEDTSQDLAPNSVGAASTGGGTGGTHPNTPTAATANNPLPPGGDTGSAPGSALLGEGTPTGNGQRNLVGSEGLSKEQLEHRERSLQTLRDIERLLLRSGETEPFLKGPPGGAGEGGPPAQAPSATQQPPPAPPSGLKKYEEPLQSMISQTQSLGGPPLEHEVPGHPQGGDMGQHMNMMMQRLGQDSLTPEQVAWRKLQEEYYEEKRRKEEQIGLHGGRPLQDMVGMGGMMGRGPPPPYHSKPGDQWPPGMGTQLRGPMDVQDPMQLRAGPPFPGPRFPGNQMQRVPGFGSIQSMPMEVPMNAMQRPVRPGMGWTEDLPPIGGPSSFAQNAVPYPGGQGEAERFMTPRVREELLRHQLLEKRTMGMQRPLGMAGSGMGQSMEMERMMQTHRQMDPTMFPGQMPGGDGLAGTPMGIEFGGGRGLLSPPMGQSGLREVDPPMGPGNLNMNMNVNMNMNMNLNVQMTPQQQMLMSQKMRGPGDMMGPQGLSPEEMARVRAQNSGGMMGGPQKMLMPSQFPNQGQQGFSGGQGPYQAMPQDMGNTQDMFSPDQSSMPMGSVGTTRLSHMPLPPASNPPPGSVHSAPNRGLGRRPSDLTISVNQMGSPGMGHLKSPTLSQVHSPLVTSPSANLKSPQTPSQMVPLPSANPPGPLKSPQVLSSSLSVRSPTGSPSRLKSPSMAVPSPGWVASPKTAMPSPGVSQNKPPLNINSSSTLGNMEQGTLPPSGPRNSSSAPPANPPSGLMNPSLPFTSSPDPTPSQNPLSLMMSQMSKYAMPSSTPLYHNAIKTIATSDDELLPDRPLLPPPPPPQGSGPGISNNQPNQMHLNSAAAQSPMGMNLPGQQPLSHEPPPTMLPSPTPLGSNIPLHPNAQGTGGPSQNSMMMAPGGPDSLNTPCGPVPSSSQMMPFPPRLQQPHGAMAPTGGGGGGPGLQQHYPSGMPLPPEDLPNQPPGPIPPQQHLMGKGMAGRMGDAYPPGVLPGVASVLNDPELSEVIRPTPTGIPEFDLSRIIPSEKPSSTLQYFPKSENQPPKAQPPNLHLMNLQNMMAEQTPSRPPNLPGQQGVQRGLSMSMCHPGQMSLLGRTGVPPQQGMVPHGLHQGVMSPPQGLMTQQNFMLMKQRGVGGEVYTQPPHMLSPQGSLMGPPPQQNLMVSHPLRQRSVSLDSQMGYLPAPGGMANLPF
- the Cxcr5 gene encoding C-X-C chemokine receptor type 5, producing MNYPLTLDMDLLTYNNLEDLYKEWAIYNSSTEIPLQEGHFCPTVEGPLLTSFKAIFMPVAYSLIFLLGMMGNILVLVILERHRHTRSSTETFLFHLAVADLLLVFILPFAVAEGSVGWVLGTVLCKVVIALHKINFYCSSLLLACIAVDRYLAIVHAVHAYRRRRLFSIHITCATIWLAGFLFALPEVLFAKVGQPHNNDSLPQCTFSQENEAETKAWFTSRFLYHIGGFLLPMLVMGWCYVGVIHRLCQAQRRPQRQKAVRVAILVTSIFFLCWSPYHVVIFLDTLERLKAVDSSCELSGYLSVAITVCEFLGLAHCCLNPMLYTFAGVKFRSDLSRLLTKLGCAGPASLCQVFPSWRKSSLSESENATSLTTF